The Leptodactylus fuscus isolate aLepFus1 chromosome 5, aLepFus1.hap2, whole genome shotgun sequence genome segment gatcgagtacgagtattttgaataccgtagtattcgatccaatacctacttgatcgaacactactcgctcatctctagttattaggtgTATCATCAGGTATGGCTTGACTGTCACATGTCTGTGCCTGGACTTCTCCACTAGATGTCCTCATCTTATCAGCAGagtggaaaaggaaagagaaagtcCTGTACATTAGTGTCACATACAGACGATAATAGTATAAGCGCATGATCTTCTATTATATTGTTGTGCATAGGAGGCATGTACATCCAATTTGCTCTGAGGAAGGGATTGCGATTTAATCCCGAAACGTGCCAGCCATGAGCGACCCTTTTAATCACGTTTTTCTATTCTGTCTTTTTTCACACTATGTACTCGTCTATGTGTACTAGTTTTTAATTTTCTGTTAAAATAAAAGCTATGTCTTAAACAAAAAGGATTTTTGGAGCACGGAACGTATTTCATTTTTGAAAAAGTCtctagatatattcttgtacatagggggcagtaataATGTTTTTGAGGTTTCAGTAGGAAATGGGCAGATTCTGTGACATGAGTGTGTATGTGATTtagtataggagataaggacaggTCTGAGTCCCCTATATTATCCCCATGGTAGTGGGCATGCTGCTTAGGCGTTCTGGAGAAAACCACAAACTGAAATGGAAATATCAGGTTAAGGTGGGTTAGTAGATGATGGAAACAAGAAATTCATTTTGTGAAAGATTCAGTTCCAGATAAAGAGATGGTAAGATGTtatcagagagacagtcactggtgttctgtagtagtacagtagcatacctcccaacttttgaagaaccgaaagagggacaaaatgtgcggcgcgcatagggcaccgcagcaaatttagccccgcccacttttctattgactccgcccactcattaatttttcatgtgcccgcacacagtataatcctcctacagtcacctgtaaattatatgccccctctatctctcccccagttccatatacacccttcatctgccccagtttcatgtcccccctccatctctgcccccagattcatgtccccacatctctgcccccagattcatgtcccctccatctctgcccccagattcatgtccctccatctctgcccccagattcatgtctcctccatctctgcccccagattcatgtccccccatctctgccccagattcatgtctcctccatctctgccctcagattcatgtctcctccatctctgccctcagattcatgtccccccatctctgcccccagattcatttccccccatctctgcccccagattcatgtctcctccatctctgccctcagattcatgtctcctccatctctgccctcagattcatgtccccccatctcttcccccagattcatgtcccccatctctgcttccagattcatgtcccccatctctgcttccagattcatgtcccctccatctctgcccccagattcatgtccctctatctctgcccccagattcatgtcctccatctctacctccagattcatgtcctctccatctctgcccccagattcatgtccccacatctctgcccccagtgtcatgccgtcctctccatctctgcccccagtgtcatgccgtcctctccatctctgccctcagtgtcatgccgtcccttccatctgcccccagtgtcatgcagtcctctccatctctgtcccctgtgtcatgccgtcctctccatctctgcccccagtttcacgttccacctccacattacacttaccttctcctccgctccctcgctgctctctgcacgcctctctcgctgacacatatgcggctgaagggaggagctgacctgtgtcagctcctcgctttgccgctgccgctggctactggcttgtagatgcgatcatcacatcgcatctacaagccagtaggcggcgtcagcggcgaagcgaggagctgacataggtcagctcctcgcttcagccgcatatgtgtcagcgagagaggcgcgcagcggcgaagcgaggagctgacctgtgtcagctccttgcttcagccgcatatgtgttcaactcagatctgcgtcctctggatgcagatctgagttgaaatcaggacatacctccctccaaccgggaccacgggacatgtcacccaaatcgtgaatgtcccgcggaaatcgggacggttgtgaGGTatgcagtagtgatgtcacaggatgaggTATAGAGCCAGGTGTCATCACTATAGAGATTGTATTGAAAGCTATATCTATGGGTAGGTTTTCTAGAGCTGTGAAACCCAACAGCAAGGTGTGGAGGATTAGTAGGAAACGGGAGGGAATAACCAATAAGCATTAGATGCAGGAAGTCATTGGAGATAGTTGTCAGGGCAGTTTCTGTAATGTGTAGTGTCAGGAAACCAGACTTTAAGGGGATGGAGTTGAGAACTGACAAAGTCAAAGCCGATTGTATGTGGGTTATCTATTCTCACAGTCTTAACTCAGTAACAAACCCACCTACACATACAGAACACAAACCATGGCTTCTCTGAAGACCTACGTGTGGTTTCTACATGTACATATGCAGCATGAAAACATAAgtcgaaagaaaaataaaaacaccataTAAAGAAAGTTCAGTATAGCGATATAAAGACCTgagaatatatagtataatatgacGATTGTAAAAGAGAAATGCGCAGATTGCTAGAGAAGTACATATGGTCCAAGATATATGTAGGAAAGAGAACCCTGTCTGCAGTCTTACGATCAATATGGGGAGGTAGGTGGACGCAATGGTGGGTCACAGTTACTCATATGGCAGTGTCGtgcagtcttatgtgtcatggtagtGAATTCCAGAGCAGTGGGAAGCACGGGAGGAACCTGTGAGAATAGGAGATTGTGTGGGGTCTGGTCGGTGATGTATGGAGCGGACGGGTTATGTCATAGTAACATCTTGAGTTGAATTTGTTGGGCAGCCATTGACAGGATTGTCAGAGAGGAGAGGTGGATTAATGGTAAGGAGaagtaaaggggttgtgcaggattagaacacacgtctgatggacacataacaggaagtgacatcacatctgttggtcacatgagaCTGGTGAGAGTTGTGAGTGATCGGTCTGATGCGGGGGAGCGGTGTGAGATGTGGGATAGACAAACTGGAAGTCTGGACAGCAGTTATTTCCTAACACTTAGTCTAACAATGGAGAATGTCTCAGATCTCGACTCGTCCATCACTTTAAAAAATTCTTTATTTAACAAACATCACATCACAATAATTTACACTCCCACCATATAAAATACATTAACAAAATAACCTACATACGACAGCTCTACAATCTCATATAGTCCTTAGGACAGACCCTCAATGTGTGATCGGTGGTGGACCACCATGATCCGGCCTCTTAACCATTGGCCTCTCTACAGATGTGTCCAATCCTGAAATACATCTCCTTCATCCAAGAGTGATCTGGCACTCTCATTCTGCTGGACGTTGGACACCACTGATCACACACTGACGGCCTATCTTAGATACAGTCCGTCAAGTTCAACCAGTAGGGGGAAGGTTGACTACAAGGGAATCCTAGTGTACCATGGTCAATCCAGACAAAGGCAGAAAAAAACATTCGATATCAGTCAGTCGGGCATTACATTTTTGTCTCAAAAGGTTGTTCCacaggagcaacatggtggctcagtggttagcactgcagccttgcggtgctggaatcctgggttcgaatcccaccaggaacaacatctgcaaggagtttgtatgttctctccaatcctacaaagacatactgatagggaaaataaaaatgtataagcCCCTATAGGGGTTtacaatctacacaaaaaaaaaacttgtcccACTTGGATAAAGAGGACCAGACAGGACCATAACTCCGGTACCGTATCTTAATAACATTGAGGGTCCTAAATCCTGTCACTTAAACTGAGCCGGGACAACACAATAAATAAGGTCTAAAAatgtaatagaaaaaaataaagtaacattccaattttttttttttactctcttgCCCATTAGAAGGGAACATGATGTAAACTGTAGTGAAGGGAAACGTATCGGTGGCTGAATTTTTGAGTTATTCACTCCCTTCTGGTCCTAAAttatgtcatgtgaccaacactgACTCTACAACTACAATGTTTGGTGTGGGGACAGGTAGTCAGTTACTCTACTCATTCCTATAAGACTCACATTGAGGCTCTCATAGACATAAATCAGGTAATTGACTTCTTTCCATATAAGACATTGTGTCAGTTGGAGAATCTTattattggtcacatgacacagctaaggaccaGAGTAGATAACTAACAGTAGTCTTCTTACCAGTGGCTTGGGATCCCAGTGGACAATACAATTCCACCAACAGGCTCCCAATTTGGAAAATATTTGTGAATATTTTTGAACCTCAACTACAACTGAATATCTCTCTCTTTTTGGCTACATCACAAGAGTTGTACAGTTCCCAGTCATTCGTTCTTTGTGTTTGGTGGAAGGCTTCCAGAGCGTCCTACCAAAGTAAGGTTATAGTATAAATTAGTCACCGACCACACTGTCCGTACGATAAATTCCCAAAGTTATTGCCCAGCTTTCTATGTCCTATAGCCAAGGACCATGAAGCCATTCTTAATCCACAATATGGTCTTGTATTTAGGTCCCAAATGTAAGGTCAAACCTTGAGCTATACTTGGTCAACCATACATGACTTCATATTTTAGGTAACGTAAATAAGACGTTTGATGGCATAATTTAGTCCTTGGGGGCCTGTTAAGAAGAAATAATGGGCCTGTTTTTCTCATAAGATTGGTCAGATAGCTCCAGAAATTTCTTTCCCGCTTTGAACTCCTCTTTGACCACGTTTTTGATGGTCTCCGTGGTGAAGTAGTAGGTGAAGGGGTCAAGCACCGTGTTGAAACAGGCTATCAATAAGGTGACATTGTAGGCCTCTCCCAGAGTACTGTTATTCTCAAATTGGTAGAGAAACAATATCATATGATAGGGAAGGAAGCAGAGAAGGAAGATGGTGATATTAGTACCCAACATGCGTATCACCTTCACTTTGTTGACAATTCCTTCTTGAACGACTTGACTTTGCTTCATTGACCTCAACATGGACACAGAGCTGATGACTATGACTGCAAGAGGAACCAAAAAACCAAAGCCAATAGCCCCTATGGCGGGTCCTCTTTGGGTAACATATGGATGCTGATTGTCGGTACAAGAAGAATAGCTATCATTCTTAGGCACTGCCACTATATAATGGGCAGAGCCGGATATTATGTTGAGGAACCATACAGCCGCACAAATCCAGGAAGCCCTTTGACGGAAATGTCGGGATCGGATTGGGAAGCAAACGGCCAGGTACCGGTCAAAACTAATGCAGGTCAATAAGAAAATGCTGCCATACATGTTGAGAAGGAGGAACGAGCCGGTGACATTACACATCCAGAACAATGCCTTCGGGCTGATGTTTGAAGCTGACACCGCGTAGGAATAGATTTTCAGAGGAAGGGTGCAGACCAGTaataggtcagtgatggcgagGTTCTTCATGTAGACGATTGTAGGCGACCGCAACTTTTTCACGAAAAAGAACAGCCAAATGGCAATAATGTTGACGATAAGCCCTAAGAATGAAATAATGGTGTAACCACTTAGGTAGAGAATTGGTTTGACCAGCGGGTAGCTGCTGTTGTTGGTCATTTGTGGAGACTTTAGTGGCTTTCACTCCCAGGATAAGATGCTTTCCGTCTTTTTGAAAGGAACCtggtagaaaaataaaaacaagaagtTAGTTTTGTGTTATCTTATCTTTACTTTGTCATTCTATGTACAACGTAAACGATTTTTAAGCCATTGATTTTGACTTTGGAAGCGCCGGGAGAAGAACATTGCTTACACAAGCGAGTGATTCTTGGAGACCATGCTGACATGGGATCCTGCTAGTCCAGTATAATGGTGGCCCATAAGAGGTTATCCAGGGAGTATGTCAACATATACTTCTTCCAGGGTTCTTTATGCGCTGAACCTAGGGGCTTTGGGCCAGTTTCCGACCCAGGGACCTGTGATTGGACTGTGTCTTTCTGCCCCCTTACTCCACTTTTATGTTCATGAGTACAAAGTACTATAGGAGTTGGCAGACTACTGTATGGTAAAGCCAAGAAGTCCCTGTGACCACTGGAGAGGAAGGAGGTGGTGGAGATGAGCAGGGGTTGGGGGCTTGTTCCAATCACTTGTCCCACAGAGCGAATCAGCCTAGAACCCCCAGAATTAGTGCATAAAGAACCTCAGAAGACGGACATATAGACACACTCCCTTTCGTCCATGAACACATGGGGGGTTGTCATGAACACATACAGAGGGTTATTACTTATAAAGGTTCCTTGGTGGCCCTATTTTTGATGCTGCTCAGGTCCACTTATATATTGTGGTCAGTACTGGTAATGAAATTTAAGTGGCTGGAGAGGGAGGGATAGAGGTCCAGGAGGGAAGCCCCTTCTCTAACCGCTAGGCCCACTGATTGTGGGGTCTCCTTGGACAGTGGGTAGCCACTAGTCAGTACCATCCAGTCAGTCACCACCAGCAGGCTAAAATAACCTGATATAAATCATATGACAACATAAGGTTTACAGCATTTCCTCTGCGGCCTCAGATGTTGTCAGATAAGCTCGCTGTTTCATAATCATCATTCTCTAGTTCTTAAGGTTCTTTTCTGTAAGACGTTCGGGTCTGGCTGCTCTTAGGAGCCGGATTATTGGAAGACGCTCTCCAGTAGGGTCTTCATGCTAGAGATGAGATCTGATCTGGTGGAACTGGTGAACTTTCATTTTTGCCTTTGACTGCCATGGCAGTGCAATGTTCCCTAGCCCAGTCAAACAAATGCCCCAGTTGTAGACCAGATATGGATGGAGATGGACAGGTGGAGGTCCTTTGATTGTGGGGGTTCCGGACATAACATTTCTGGAGCCCCCAGAAACATCAATTCTGCCCTCGAATGGATGAATGGTAGGGGCCACAGAACCAGACATTTTTGTGGAAACCCAAAATGGCATGTCTCCAGGAGAACCTGATATCTGCAGGATAAAGTATGGGGGAGCTCCTAATTGTAGAATTACCAACAGAACCTTCATTGTAGCAGATCCGGCTGGTGAATAATATCATAACCCTAACACCCCTACAACATGACAATGCCCCTGAACATCTCAGTAATCCTGACCACAAAATAGCTGGACCATGCACCATTTCCTCAGTAGAAAGTAGTCAATGACAACTCTGGAGAAGTCTCGGATATATCCTATACGCTGGACACACTGACCAATAGACGTCTCAAGATCTCAGCCTTGATCTAACCCTTGATGCATCTAAAACCTACcatgaaaacaaaaaataaatttcaTCTCACCGTGCTTACAGTCCATCACTGGTGGGGGGAGAAGTCAGTGTTGGCCCCTTCGTCTATACGTTAGTCCAGGCTTAGGCAGCCCATACATGTTAGTTACAGATTGGCCAACGACTCAATTTTTGTTCAACCATCTAACAAATATGGGAACCTCCAAAGTGTCCCCTGACAGCAGATATATGGGGAAAGATAAGGATGAGACGGCTGGAGTCCAGGGAATATACACTGTCGCCAGACAGGTTTCTCCCCCCTCCTAGTCACTACACATGCACTACTTCGCCTTTTGCCATAAATTCTCCTTTTGAGCTCTCCGGGTGACACTTGATCACGACAACCTTTCATGCACCTCTGCTGCTTCCTCAACCTCTTGCGAGGTGCCCACACGGTCATGGGCTCCAAAAATCTCACTCtcaatggcaattttttttccttctcaatTGCAAGATACACATAAAACATATGTAGAGGCATGCATGTAATACAAGGTATTGGAGAGAGCATGGGTGCAGGTCATGCACAGGGTATTGGGAATTCAGCTGGTGCACATACGCTATATACATCCTCAGTATTATATCTGCACATAGACCACAACACACAGATGTTACTCACCAGCGAGCGCCTTGCCTGCCAGAGGAAGGAGCGACTGTAGAAATGCAAATGCTTCAGAGCTTCCTGCCAGCGACTTCTACATGAAGTGTTACCTCATCACACGTCTGTATGAGGTGCTCTGTAAAGTCTAGACCTCTCTTACAAATCTATTGCaagtttttgaaactttttgtACCTAAAGAGGCAATGCAAAGAAAAGTCGTAAAAATGCGCAACCATCACCAATTCTTTAGCCTTGCCCCTTTCATTCAGTTGCTTGAACATCTGAATGATTTCAGTCCATATACAAGCTGATCGGTTTActgtgaagtctatggagaggggaagggggaggaggaggcagagATGTGAAGCTGTCAGATTTATAAGGGTCAGTTCTGGCAGAAGAAGGCTGGATGGCAATTCCTGATAACTCCgaagaaaactgtctctctatagtgcagcctctctgctttgaggagttttcctcctcttcccctctccatagacttctattgtagagACTTGATCAGTGGCAGGAGGAGGCATATAAGTGAAGACATGGAACATTTTCCTTCAaacagtatattacaaagtttgttctcTTCGTCGGAGCTACAgatttatggaaaaaaatgtatacatggTGTAGCGATGCTAAAATTGGCtacataattttttgcattttatgggcccaccaatgtgtatatatgtgtatgtactagggccggcgtcagcgcacggcatagtcgggcaagtgccggggcccacagagcctctgggggccccccggcacttgcccgccccagcacttgcctgtcccgatttcagctcatcggcgtccgaccgacggcgatgagctgaatacataagcaattaaagcaggagctgtgacagctcagctcctgctttaaagctgcggcccggcttgtgtgtgtaggcgcgatgatgtcatcacatcgcgcctaaatacgcaagccgggccgcagctttaaagtaggagctgagctcacagctcctgctttaatcacctatgtgaatggagtgagagagcggagagaggagcgttgggggaacgatggaaggtgaatgTAACTGCTTGTTTtgcattaaatattaaggtgaaacataatgaagggggcccatgaaactggggggcaaatgaaagggagggagggaacagcatgacactggggaagatgaagggagtggggaaagaacggcatgaaactggggacagagatggagggggcccaatgaaatgggggggggcaaatgaaggggagggggggggaacggcatgacactgggcagatgggggggtggaacagcatgacactggggcagagacgggggacatgaaaccgtgggcagatgaagggggagaacgtgatgaaactggggacagagatggagggggggacatgaaactgggacagaggaagagtgtatatgaaactgggggagagatggagaggggcatataatttacgggtgactgtaggaggattatactgtgtgggagcacatgataaatgaatgagaatgggcggggtcaacataaaagtgggtggagctaaatttaccgcgccgcacattttgcccctctttctactctttaaaaattgggaggtatggcgttggcgacgccacactcctgtgtgacgtcactcgcttcatctgcgacgcacagtgtctcgactcccccgcctcctttacaaggggcccactgaggctctgtcacccaagggcccataaaaacctaaaGCCGGCCCTGTATGTACaccaatgtgtatgtgtgagtatgtacaccaatgtgtatgtatgtgtatgtacaccaatgtgtatgtgtgagtacatcCACCAAAAGCTTGAACACTATTGACATCATGTTAGTGCCTGTGGTGTATGGAGAGATTTTAGGGccccatagtaaaaaaaaaaaagcagattggGTCTTCCTCCCACTGAGTGGTTGCAGCCCATTATATAAGGGCACTACGAGACGTGATCCTTGGAATTCACTCCAGATGACACTGTTACTTGTAGGCTACTGGTCCAACAGGATATTTCACCACTGGGACAGTCTCTATTATTTGATACCAGCGCCAGCAAATATTTCTCATGGGCAGTATTCCAAAAAAAGGGGGACTGgtaagtttttctttttaactgACCATTGACTATTGGATGATTCCAGTAGGTATCACATGTGTCTATGATCACTTCAGATATAGATGGACTTGGAAATTTGCAGTAGCTACAAATTAAGGCAATAatagagttgagccaatcttgagatttcaggattgattgcttttaaaatccgatttccgatcattttccaactcaattccgatcctaatgcaagccaatgggattttttaatgatcgaaaatcagattttaaaaatgatcctattcactacacagtatggagtccaaaaattgaaggcttcagttattggactccacgctgtgtagtgattaaaaaatctgctggctacttagtcccccctgatgtccggttacctgcacagaactgctgccgctccccgttgtgcTTTgtcctcctctctcattcagacgtcggcagagcgccgtgcgcgcccccgctTCCCAGGctggtgttactgatgctgggagtaggcggggcttattgtggctttggagagtgtgggcggggagatgtgagtgcatcactcccGACTACCCTCCCAgtacacgcccacactctcctaagccacaacaagccccgcctactcccagcatcagtaacactagccaagggaggcgggggcgcacacGGCACTCTGCCGACATCTGAATGAGATAGGAGAGGACAAAGAACAATGACCCAGAGCTCCAGGAAGCGGCAGCGGTtccgtgcaggtaagttgagcgatcaagatcggaattccgttcccaatctttctTTAAGcgagatcggaacccgatcgtgattgtgaaatttacttgcttgagatccgatcttttccgatcccgatctctcaactctAGGCAACAAGGGATCTCCAGTAGAATAGTTGGTGTCAATGAGGTTGTGAGACTGCAGTTGATACCACAGCAGAATTTACcaaaaataatatattatttCTGGGACGTTTACTGTAATGTACATGAGCAGATATTACAGCTTATGGTTTGCTATGTGGTCATATCACATAAAACTTGTAAATGTTTTCAGATGGAGGTGCACGGTACTGCTCTGATAGTGATAAGTTAcatgaaaaccacaaaaatatttCCATCTGACAACACCGATGAATTACGAGAGAGCGGAAATAAAGCTCCAACAGCTACTGAGGGGAAGCCATCTGCAGACTGAAGATAGCCATACACCCAGGGCTGTCTATAGGGTCTTGTCCCGTATAGGTGAGTTGTTCGGCATAGTAGAAGAGAGGGAAGGAAAATACTTCCGTTGTCTTACACTTTCTCTCTCTGCCAATAGTGTAGATGGACTATGTCAATCTCGACTGGGAAAAAACTTGAAGAAAAAAATCCTGCTCCTGGGGCCTCCCACCATAACTGGACACCCTAAGCAATGGAACTCCAGTGATAAATACCAGGGCTTGAGATCTGTAGTCGTGGAGTTGGAGTCAAGGCCAGTTTTGGGTTGGTTGGAATAAGTTTCCGACACCGGTTTCTAAATAAAATGATACATTTTATGATTTAGATACATCGCTTGTTACCTATTTACCTTCATGGCTAACCATGGCTCTTGGCAATTTGCAAAGGAGTCGGAGTCAAAGTcggagttgggctgtggaaaaatagagagaCTGGTGGTAGCAGTTTTTCCTACCGGCGCCACAGTCAAGATGGCCCTGCATACTCCTCACGTGGTCTTTCTTTAAGCAGGAAGACAATTTCACACCAAATAAAATTGAGACAAGACAGACTATTACTAATACAATTGCAAAACACAACGGCGCTTGGTGTTAAAACAATTACCACATACGGGGTGAGGCAGTTTATTAGACAGAATAATAGACCTTGGATTGGAGATAGGACTAAGTTTGTTAGGACTTAGTCCCAGACTATGTTGCTTCACACCGTCCCATACCAATCTCTCCATGCCCTGTTCTGTCCGTCTCATGGACACAGTTCCTATGTCTGAAGGTCGGAACCAATCACACCTTTGGACAATACAGAGCACATTTTAGGTCTACACCACCATTCTCTTACTGATAAGTCTCCATGTTATAACTTGGCTtaggactgcagcaccagcccaTATCTCTTCCGAAGCTGCTATCACAGGTCCAGTAACAGGGAATCTCTCTAATTCCATCCAAGGACTGACTAGAGTATCTCCAAGGTTGGACTACTTGCCTCCACTTGGCTAACTCCTGCAGACAACCATACAAGCTGACTAATTACTTCATCCACCACCATCCAGGATGTGGCCTACACAGAACAGTCCAACCATCTGTAAGTCACCTCATTGTCAGTTCCCACACTATTAATGGTCACCAGGAGCTTACTGTCCTCTCTGGGAACCGTTCTCCAAGGCTTTACTTGGAAGCAACCATACGGCATCCCTCTCAGGACTTCTCCAGCTTTACAACTCTACTGGATTGTCCGGGATGTTCCTGAAAAAATTGGAGACCTCCAGGACAACCAGAATAGTGGACTATGTATATTTTATGCGCATGGGACAGGAATACTATGTAATTAAACACAGTCCAGGTGCCCACACTTACATCTAGAGTGTTGGGCAGTGGAACTTAATGGGATGTGATCCGCATAGGGGATAGGACTATGCCACCATCACTTAACCTCGGAGACAGTAAATTTTGTCAAGTATGTCTACAAGTGGCCTCCTCCTCCATGTCTGCTCAGGCCCATATGAACTCCCTGACCTCTGCTCACCACCACTCTCTGATACCCCAGACATCTCCCGGGCTTAGTCAGGCCACTTTATCGCCACCAGAGATAAGTGAACTGATTCGTAATAAGCCACGTTCCTTACAAATTTCCAAGCAGAAAACGATTTTACGTGTAGCTAAATCCAATATTTTCCGGTGAGGctgacactagggttgagcgattgggatcgggaaagatcggatcccgatcggcaatcaagcaaatttcaatcgggatcaggatcggctggaaaatgatcggaaatcggattttaaaaaccatcctgaaatctcaagatcggctcaatcctagctGACACCATGGTGCATGGTGACTTACCATGTCGGCTCACCCCACACGAGTTGAAACTATTCTTGAGAGGGTCGTCCACCACCAGCCACCACCATTACTGGTCTCAGAGGACTCTTATTTCTGTGCAGTCAATAGGTTCCACCAGCTGTCCAGTATATGTCCAGTATTGCACTATGGAGGACCTACAGAAACCGACCATTTCATCGACAAatgaaaatttgtaataaatttcCCTACAcgggaaaaataaatatatatcctaAATTGCTTCATTTCACACCTCATTAGTGAACTATAACTCGATATCATTGCTTAACAAATTCTGCAAGACATTATTGATGCTTTTTCACGTCTGTTGATGTGGTTTGGTCCTCCACcctctgtaaatatatatttccTCTGTGCTACATTTGTCCGGAGATATCATTTGTTGTTTATACCATGTGCGTTATGACTTTGATGGTTAACCACACAACACATCTGGTAGTTGCTTCAAGGGGATTTCCATGGTTTTTTAATATATACTGCTGCATTTCCAATAATATACAGAACCTGGTTGTTACTTATTATAAGGGAGGCCACTGACGTCCTAAAAGGCGTCCCCTCTTAAAATGATTCGACCCCCCCTGAGCATATCAT includes the following:
- the LOC142204701 gene encoding lysophosphatidic acid receptor 4-like produces the protein MTNNSSYPLVKPILYLSGYTIISFLGLIVNIIAIWLFFFVKKLRSPTIVYMKNLAITDLLLVCTLPLKIYSYAVSASNISPKALFWMCNVTGSFLLLNMYGSIFLLTCISFDRYLAVCFPIRSRHFRQRASWICAAVWFLNIISGSAHYIVAVPKNDSYSSCTDNQHPYVTQRGPAIGAIGFGFLVPLAVIVISSVSMLRSMKQSQVVQEGIVNKVKVIRMLGTNITIFLLCFLPYHMILFLYQFENNSTLGEAYNVTLLIACFNTVLDPFTYYFTTETIKNVVKEEFKAGKKFLELSDQSYEKNRPIISS